The Meriones unguiculatus strain TT.TT164.6M chromosome 14, Bangor_MerUng_6.1, whole genome shotgun sequence sequence CCACCGTGCCCATTCTGTGTCACCAGCAGGGAGGTGCCTGCTGTCTCTGTGAAGTAGTTCCCAGACCAGTTGGAGGTTcctgggggaagggggagagtGAGGCTCCGATGGGTGGCAGGCCCCAGCACCAGGCCCTCCCTCCTTCGACATGCCCACGGTACTGCAGGGGGCTCACCAATGTACGCAGCACGTTCGGTCACCATGTACTTGTTGTGGTTGACGCGGGCGTAGGGGATTCGAGCCTGGGCCTCGTCCGCTGGGACCACGAACAGTTtctgcaggggaggggaggatggtgAGGTGACAGCCTCAAGCTGCAGTTCTGAGATGGCGGGGTAGGCACGTGAGTGGCTTCACCAAAAGGCACTTGGCTGCTTCCCTGGGGTGGGCTGGATCCTTGGACCAAAGGAGGGCCCAGCGCAGCTGGACCTCAGGAAACACCAGCTGAGGTGTGGTAGGGACATGGACCTGCAGTGGCCCTTGTTCTGTCTAATGTCCCTTTTTCTAGAGTAAGTCTGTCTCTTCTCCCTAATGTTTTAGAGATGTTTAAAttttgtgtatgagagagagaatgagcgaGCGAGCATGCTGGTGTCCACAGGGGCCAGAGGAGGACGTGAGCATCCTTGGAGCTGGAGcaacaggaagttgtgagctatcagacatgaggtgctgagagccaaagcctggtcctctggaggagcagcaagcgCTCTCACCCATCTCTCTTGTcaccctcctccagctctgcacCCGATCTTTAGGCCAAGCTCACGCAGGCTGGCCTGAATTCACAATATAACCCTGAGCtgctggttctcctgcctctccctcctgggtgctgggattgtgAAGTATGTGGGCTCACGCCTGGTTTATGAGAGCCTAGAGATGAACTCAAAGCCAGTGCGTGGTGGATGGCTTCTCTGTGCCAGCctcaccccatcccctcctctgCCTGTGTGACTCCCCACCTCAGTGACGGGCCTCTGTCTCCACCCCGGACCCCAGCCCGGACCCACTGTTTCCTGTGCACGCTGGGTCGTGTAGGCTGTGTCCCCAGGCTGTGCTCAGTGGAAAAGAGGTAGTCTGGGCTGGCTGCTTACCACCTGGATGTCAGAGTGGGAATGGTTGTCACGAAGGGCAGCCAGCGAGAGCAGGAAGGACCGCATGGACGGATCGGAGTGGCCCCAGCAGCTGATGAGCAAGCGCACTTTGACGCCCCGTTCGTAAGCAGCCCGTCGCAGCCCGTCATCAATGGCTGGCCAGAACCTGAGGTCCAGCAAGAAAGGGGTTCGGGGGAAGaagaagatttttctttttctttctttctttttttaatttcaaaacagggtttctctgtgtaaccctggctgtcctggaactcactctgcagaccagctggccttgaacggtacagaaatccgcctgcctctgcctctgggattaaaggcatgagccaccaccacaggccttttctttttaattaattttttaaaaaaacctactTATGGTTTATTTCCCTTTAAGAATCTGATGTTGTTTTTAACTCTGTGCATCCATGCTGGTTTGCGGGCGTGGGCAGATGAGTACTAAGGCCCACAGAAGACAAAAGCACCACCTCCAGGAGCTaaggttacagatggttgtgagccacttgacgaggttctgggaaccgaacttgggtcTGGAAGAGTAGCAGATGCTCTTAACaccagccagctctccagccacgGAAGATGCATTTGTTTTGACCTTATGGGTATGTTTTACCctcatgtgtctgtgtaccacccCAGAAGACGCACTCCCCTTCAGCTTTGGGGCTTTGGGCTGCCAAACTTCCAGAGGACCCCGGCCCCAGCTCCCAAACCCTCTTCCCTCGCAGTCTTCACCTCCTGTTTCTGGCTACTGTTTGGGTTCCCCAAAACTCATCCttccatcttttgttttgttttgagacagtctcactctgtaactaaggctggcctccatcttttcagcctgccttcccaatgatggaattacaggcacacAATACCACGCCCAACTCCTCTCATCTCGTGCACACTCctttgcgtatgtgtgtgtgtgtgcacataatgGAATTACATGTGAGGTCCCTGACATGCGTGTTAGGAACCAatgtaggtgttgggaaccaaacaaGGCAGCAAACATTCTTAACagatgagccatctctacagctccaagccaccttattttttaagacGGGGCCTCTTACTGAACGTGGAAGGAGGGATGGCTAGgagggctggccagggagccttTGGGGTCCACTTTTTTCCCTGGGTTGGGGTGGAAGATGCAGTGCCTACCTCTCTTATGAggtgctagggatccaaactcaaaTCCTCACACTGGCATGTCAGCATTACCCACCCGGCCTTCTTCCCGGCCCTCCTATCTTACCTCTGACCCCACATTCAATCCTCCCTGCCTTGCTCTAGTTTTGGTGACACCAGGGACTGAGCCAGGGCCTCTAGCCCCAGAGCTCTGAGGCAAGAGCTCTGTCCTCCAGTTACATCACTTGCTTTGATCCTTTCCCTTGTATCTGCTCTCCGCCTGGGCCTCCTGCTTGCTCTGGGAGGCCCCTCAGCCCTCCTGTCACGGTCCCCGTCCTGAGCCCTGCTGCTCCTAGCGTACCTGCGTGGGTGGGAGAACTCCATGGCAGGCAGGTAGTTCATGACGGCAATGTAGATGAAGCCTCGGGCACCGTCCACCACGCTGAGCAGGGCCTTCAGGTCTGGGGTGCGGCCACTCGGACACAGTGGAGGGGGTGCGCTCTGGGGTGGGGTGAAAGGATAGTCAGTGCATGTGTCCTGCCAAAGACAGTGTCACAGTGGACCCCATGGGAGGCTAGTTCACCAGGAACTGGGCCTTATGAAGCTCACTAAAAACAGCCTCCCTGAAAGGGAAGGATAATTACCATAACTATTTTTTGCAGGTGAGGTAACTGGCTCAGAAAGGGAAAGccacttgcttttggtcacacaGCCAATCAGTGCAGCCTGGACTGAGCCGCTTGGTTCCAGAATTCACACTCTACAGAGGTGCTGGGTGATAGCAGTGCCCTACCATGCCGGGCTTCACACGagctctggggatttgaactccggTCCCCTCATGTTGGCACAGAAGgggctttaaccactgagctatttccctgGCACCTTatgattttgttgctatttttggctggttgttttcactggagacaggatctcatgtgtCAGGGGTCACAACAGGCCCTTTggtctgcccccacccccaggaaaCTGCAACTGTAAAAGTGGAAGTGGCCGTGGAAGAAGGAAGAGCCCATCTCTGTGGAAGACTATGTTACAAAGGGCACCAAAGATCACGCCTCCCTGCATCCATCATGCGCCACACTCCACTGTAGCGCTGGGCTTGACGGCTTCCTTACGGGAGCCCGAGTGGCCTTCCCCAACTGTAAAACGTAGCAACAGCTGAAACCGTGGTTCTCTGTCTCCCATGCTCAGGAACTGGCCCATGTAAGAGTCCGTGCTGAGTGGGGACCAATTTACCTACAACCCATCACCCAGGATGCTGAGGCAAGGATCAAGAGTTGGGTGGAGGCTTGGGCTACACAGACCcacttcagaaagaaaaagacatcacTCTTGCAACGtcagcatttgggaagtggaggtggaggggtcagaagttcaaggctagcctcggctaagtagggagttccaggactgccTGAGTTATAGGATTATATGTGACCTTGCTTCAATAAACCataaaagggctggagagatggctcagcaggtaagagcactgtctgctcttcctgaggtcctgagttcagttcccagcagacATGGGCGACTCACACCATCTATACtagaatctgatgtcctcttctggcgtgcatgCGTACACGCAGATTAGAACTCTCAcacactcaataaataaataaaatcatgcaGAGGATTGGAGCGCAGCTCTCATAGCCCACACGGGCTAGCTTCCGGagccctgtaactccagcaccagggaaAGCCAAGGCCtttggcctccacgggcaccctCACACGTGTCCACACTGCCCCACTCCACCCATACACATACCAAatcaagtatttttaaaaagaaaggacaaaagcCCTGTGCTGTCCTATAGAACATTCTGCATCGAAATCAACAGTTTTTGCTGCTTCCCAACATGGCTCCAGTGACTACCGGAAACGTGGTTAGTGGCAATGAGCAAGTAcagtgtgtactgtgtgtgtgttcgtgtgtgtgtgtgcattgtatacacatatacaaacacatatggAGGCAAGAGTTCAACATTAAATGTCTTCCcaaatcattctctctctctcttttaaataatgagacagagtcttactatgtagccctggctggcctggaactcactacgtagatgAGGCTGGTCCAGAGCGTACAGAAATCCTCCTCtatttgtctcctgagtgctgggactaaagctgtgtgccaccatgcctggcaccatCTCATTTTTGACACTGGATCTTTCACTGAACTGTTTACAGATCTGGATAGGCAGCTGGCCAGAGACCTCCGGAATTCCGCCTCCCCAGGCTGGGATTACTGCTGCATGCTGTTGTgcctggcaattttttttttttttttaatgtaggtgtTAGAGATCTTGAACTtaggccactgagccatctccccagcttgtGTCCAGTTCTAATTTATTTAGATGGGAAGAGCTCCGATGCAGCCTAGGGCTAGTATTTCAGTCTAGCAcacacaaggtcctgggttccatatcCAGTACTAAACCTATAAAAGTAGACGGGAAGCAGAAATTtggtctggggatgtagctcagctggtgaGCACTTGTCTAGCACTGCATAAAAGCAGGCTTGGTGGTGTgtcctgtaagcccagcactggggaggtcaCAGGAGGCTGGCGAGAGGTCAAGGTGCAGCTggggatggctctgtgggtaagagcgcttgctgcttttctgagttcagttcctagcgcccacatcaggtggcttacaacttGCAGCTCCAGGGGAACGgaacccctcttctggcctctgtgggattCACTTGCATGTGTGAATACACAGagaagcacatacatacacataaataacatttttgtgttttgagacagaaagctttctctgtatagtcctgactaccctggaatttgctatgtagaccaggctagccttgaactaacagagatcctcctgcctctgcctcccaagtgctagaattaaaggtgtgtaataAATTAAAGATGTGtccaataaataaattttgaaagaaaaaaagaagactgaaCACGATGGCCCATTCTTTTCATTCCAGCGATCAGGTGGTAAAGGCTGAGGGATTTCTGTGCGTTCCatgacccagtctcaaaaacaaaacaaacaaacaaaaaagccaagctCTCTGAAGCTGTTCAGGCCATCATCGGGTACGTAACTGAAGGCCAGCAAGGGAtgcctgagaccttgtctcaattaAGTAAACGAAAAAACGAAAAGAGCCAGCTGTGGCTGTATCAGGCATCACCGAGGGCTGGGGTATCTGCACCCACGCGTCCCTCACACAGGTTGGAAATGCATGGATAGCACTTTCCATATTAATCCAATGCCGAGGAAGCTTAGGGTAGTTCCCAGGCTTTTCATGAAGCAGAGCGAGGCAGGGTGAAGTCCAGACTCCTTCCCAGCAATCAGCAGGCGGGCTAGATGGGGGCCACAAGTGATGGTGTGTGGCCAGACGCACATGAGGCTCTATTTTTCCCCAACTTACCGCCAGGTAGGCCAGAGCCGGTGTGCCATTAAGGCAGATTTCCATTGGCGTCTCTTGATTGTAGCGGGTGTCGAAGGGCCGTGGCCAGCTTGACGGGATGGAGCTCCCTTCCTGGCCCAGGAACCAATAGGCCTCAAAAATCTTGGTCAGGTCTCGAGCGAGGCAGCTGCAGTTGTACATGACCACTCCCAGCTCCTTGACCTGTGGGGGAGCAATGCTGAGCCTGGGGGTGGTGGCCTGGTGCCCACATTGACAGGAACGTTCTCGTCCTCTCTACTTCCTCAACCAAGTCCTTTCTTTGCCTTTCCTGCACCTTTACTCTGAAGAATATAAACAGCTATAAACTTGACTTATGTTTTGAAGAAACATTCAGTTATTGCAAAGCTCTAGGGTTTTTGCTTCCTTGTAGTACCTggtattgaacctagggccttatacattctaggcaggtgctctaccattgagctacacccTTGCCCCTCACCAGGGGATTCTACCAGGGTGTTCTTTACCACTGAGGTATAGAGCATcttcccttaatttttttttttttttgtggggtcaGGAAAggatgttgagacagggtttctctgtgtagccgtggcagTCCTGGACGCtctctggcttcaaactcagagatccgcctgcctctgcctccctgagtactgggattacaggccagtacaccacatctggcttaaaattgttttttgagacaaggtctcactaaatTATCCTGGCTGGTTTCACCCTTCAGTCATCTGCCTGGGACGACAGGTGTGCAGCACCAAGTCCTGGGAGCTGCGGCTTCCCTGAGACTCTGTGTGCCTGTCGCTTCTGCCCTGGGCCAGCCTGACCCAGCTCAGCCCATGGCTCCTCAGACTGTGCCAGGCATTCCCCTGGGCTCCACAGGACCCTCTGGTGACAAGGCCGTTGGCCTGGAGAGACAGGCCATAGGAATACTGTGCCCAGCATGTCCCTGAGTAAGTGTTGAGCCTAGGGGACTAGGGTAGTATTGGCGGGGCCGAATCAGCCACGTCTGTCCTGGTTCCTTCACCTTACTGCCTGAGTCAGCCCCTCTCGTGCCAGTGCCCGCCGATGCTTCGGGTAGATTAGCTGTCTCCTCCTTTGGGCAACCTTCCCTAAGACCCCAGGTTGGATCAGGTGTCTCCTTTGGCCTGCTGCTGTCTGACAGCTGTGTTCCCCCTCTTCCAGCCCTGAGCTCTGCACATACGCAGAGACCCACATGAACGAGGagctctgcctcctccttccacCCTAGATCCTCCGCCTCAACCTCCGAGTTCCAGCCCTGACCCCGTGCCCTTGCCACCTTCCAACCTCAGCCATAAGCCCCTGCCTGAGCCTCCCCCTCATCTTACAGCCTCTGTTTTCATGTCCACCCATCTCAACTTTGACCTTTCCTCTGCTACAGCCCCAGACTGGCTCAACCCTCTATCTGCACCTCCAGACAGGGCCTGTACCCCGTCCCTGCTGGGGCCTCttcttcccacccaccctctctgccTGCACTTTCAGCCCGATCCTTCAGCATTCTGCATGTAGTCCCACCATGCCATCCTCCGCCCTCCACCTAGGCCCCCATTTTGCACCTCCCCTTTGCTGTACCCACACTCCACCCATGACCCTCTGCCCGCATCCCACCCAGAAACTGTGCCTGTACCTGTCactcacctccccacccccgccttcTGCCTATTTCTTTTCTACTCTGGCCCGGAGCTCTCTGGGTTCCAGGCTCCACTCTGAAACCTGTTATCCCCACGTTCCCAGGGTCCCCCAGGGTCCCCCAGGTACGCAAGGCCTGCACAATGAAGGCCAGCTAAGTGGGCAGGGCCTCAAGTTGTCTGTGCCCGGGCAGCTGCCAACAGGACTCAGAGGGAACTCTGGGTTGCAGCAGGAACAAGGCGGCTTTGGGCTGAACCGCAGAACGTATAGGGAGGTTGGAGGGGAGGCAAGGAAGGTGAGcttcgcgcacacacacagacctgcGTCAGCGAGCGCCAGTCCATGTTGGCACTGCCCAGGTAGAAGTGAGTCTGGTCCACCACCCAGATCTTGGTGTGCAGGACCCCGTGGGTCAGCTTTTGCATGTCCACCATTCGGACCTGGGCACCTGTGGTCAACAGGGACAGTCAGGGGCCAGCGAGGGCAGCCCCAGCCCATCGCCCCTGCTGCTTCCAGCTTACCACTCTGGAGCAGAGACTGCAGATCAGCCAGAGGTCCATTGGGTTTGCTCACGGCAATGCGAACCTTTACGCCTCGGGGTGTCAGAGCCTGGAGCTGCTGAAGAATGTCTTCACCCTGTGGGTGACAGCTGCTGAGGGGCTGGGCCAGGACTCCCTCGCACACTATCCCCACAActtgagattctcctgcctcagcttctgagtAGCTGGCACTATCACCCTGCAGCACGAGGCCCAGCTCGCATCTGTGCTTTGATGCACTTCAGTGGGAgcctgcaagagcagtgagctTACAGGGTGTGTATgcgcgtggtgtgtgtgtgtcgccTGTTTGTGAAAGGTCTTGCTATGCAGCTCAGAtcggcctggaactctctatcgACCTCTCCTTTCACTTCAGCTTCCAGAATGTTGGGATTCCAGATGAGCACGCTCATGCCAGGGTTAacaatctttttctttcctctctttctttctcttttaggtTTTTCTGAGgtggggtttttctgtgtagtcttggctgtcctggaactctctctgtacacCAGGATCACCTTGAACtaa is a genomic window containing:
- the Pld3 gene encoding 5'-3' exonuclease PLD3; translated protein: MKPKLMYQELKVPVEEPAGELPVNEIEAWKAAEKKARWVLLVLILAVVGFGALMTQLFLWEYGDLHLFGPNQRPAPCYDPCEAVLVESIPEGMEFPNASISNPSTSQAWLGLLAGAHSSLDIASFYWTLTNNDTHTQEPSAQQGEDILQQLQALTPRGVKVRIAVSKPNGPLADLQSLLQSGAQVRMVDMQKLTHGVLHTKIWVVDQTHFYLGSANMDWRSLTQVKELGVVMYNCSCLARDLTKIFEAYWFLGQEGSSIPSSWPRPFDTRYNQETPMEICLNGTPALAYLASAPPPLCPSGRTPDLKALLSVVDGARGFIYIAVMNYLPAMEFSHPRRFWPAIDDGLRRAAYERGVKVRLLISCWGHSDPSMRSFLLSLAALRDNHSHSDIQVKLFVVPADEAQARIPYARVNHNKYMVTERAAYIGTSNWSGNYFTETAGTSLLVTQNGHGGLRSQLEAVFLRDWESPYSHNLDTSADSVGNACRLL